In the Topomyia yanbarensis strain Yona2022 chromosome 3, ASM3024719v1, whole genome shotgun sequence genome, one interval contains:
- the LOC131691935 gene encoding zinc finger protein 286A-like: MIRCCVVSCDTDENVVNSTSVFFVGFPTNPMLHKEWMNILASNNSLLDGIITERTKICSCHFDDDAFGKHPVHGYRFLLPTAIPTVFPPIEEDASVDLVPDDAIDANDLVEDETNLLSYCETKPILFDINKQTLEEFGTEDMSVATSVSDLEQATKAIGIEYADGKYYFLQSEDECADDLIERDDQSECKSTVLSLPPQDVISYDHVVEKTDPSASDFSIVVDEVFRLKQAKLGADSLTDQIVMETDADSMIEFANSIAPSECPSNDYSELKSNIEYVVVKEEDHEEVGSLIEVIEDDELAISESPVTEYGTVEMLDDSGTQSTVRRKGARIDKHFCKSCGKGFPYESGLKKHEFVHNGEKPHVCNICGKSFSQKVNLTIHSRRHTGEETVKKFPCPFCDKKCTRMSELKIHMKTHWKKLPHPCQLCTERFAEVTSYYDHLKTQHKDELTLQECIDMIAQNENAELIVPEESYSVTGEDGSFMCTVCLKSFRSERLLRKHKRKMHPKVFVCSQCPKRFLYKSLLDKHVRVHTQEKPFMCQHCERAFSQKVNLEVHLFKRHNVRVGNISRKTSSCEFCNKVFDRPSSLQVHIRTHTKERPFYCRDCPKTFVSNSALASHIKHNHRGESLLLQPSQRNLMAKSESYVLQVCNESTDLVEGVSGDGDQMIQYSIEIINPIEPEGSLSNIDPI, encoded by the exons ATGATTCGCTGCTGTGTCGTGAGTTGCGACACTGACGAGAATGTTGTCAATTCTACGTCTGTTTTCTTTGTTGG TTTTCCAACAAATCCTATGCTTCACAAAGAATGGATGAATATTCTTGCCTCCAATAATTCGCTTCTTGATGGAATTATTACCGAAAGAACAAAAATTTGCAGTTGCCACTTTGACGATGACGCTTTCGGCAAGCATCCAGTGCATGGCTATCGCTTTCTACTTCCCACGGCTATACCGACCGTTTTCCCTCCTATCGAGGAAGATGCTTCGGTGGATCTTGTTCCGGACGATGCCATAGATGCTAACGATCTTGTGGAGGATGAAACCAATCTGCTTTCCTATTGCGAAACAAAACCCATTTTGTTCGATATAAATAAACAGACATTGGAGGAGTTTGGAACAGAGGATATGTCCGTCGCAACATCGGTTAGTGATCTGGAACAGGCAACAAAAGCGATTGGAATCGAGTATGCCGATGGAAAGTATTACTTCTTGCAATCAGAAGATGAATGCGCCGACGATTTGATCGAACGTGACGATCAATCTGAATGCAAAAGTACTGTTTTGTCGTTACCCCCGCAAGACGTGATTTCGTATGATCACGTTGTTGAAAAAACTGATCCAAGCGCTAGTGATTTTAGTATAGTTGTCGATGAAGTATTTCGCTTAAAGCAGGCTAAGCTGGGGGCTGACAGTTTAACGGATCAGATCGTGATGGAAACGGATGCCGACAGTATGATAGAATTTGCCAATAGTATCGCCCCATCGGAGTGTCCAAGCAACGATTACTCGGAGTTGAAATCGAATATTGAGTACGTGGTAGTTAAGGAGGAGGATCACGAGGAGGTTGGTTCTTTGATTGAAGTTATTGAAGACGATGAATTGGCGATCAGTGAATCTCCAGTGACAGAGTACGGTACGGTGGAAATGCTAGATGATTCTGGTACTCAGTCGACCGTTCGAAGGAAAGGAGCTAGAATCGAT aaACATTTCTGTAAATCCTGTGGGAAAGGTTTTCCTTATGAAAGTGGTCTCAAGAAACATGAGTTCGTACACAACGGCGAAAAGCCACACGTTTGTAACATTTGTGGAAAAAG CTTCTCTCAAAAGGTTAATCTCACCATCCACTCGCGACGCCACACCGGCGAAGAGACGGTTAAAAAATTCCCTTGTCCTTTCTGCGACAAAAAATGTACCCGAATGAGCGAACTGAAGATTCATATGAAAACCCATTGGAAAAAGTTGCCACATCCTTGCCAGCTCTGCACGGAACGCTTTGCGGAGGTTACCAGCTATTACGATCACCTTAAAACCCAACACAAGGACGAATTGACGCTTCAGGAGTGCATCGATATGATTGCACAGAACGAAAACGCCGAGCTGATTGTGCCGGAAGAATCATACTCGGTCACCGGTGAAGATGGGAGCTTTATGTGTACAGTCTGTCTCAAATCCTTCCGCAGCGAACGGTTGCTCCGAAAGCACAAGCGGAAAATGCATCCCAAAGTGTTTGTGTGCTCCCAATGTCCTAAGCGATTTCTGTACAAAAGTTTACTGGATAAGCATGTGCGAGTTCATACGCAAGAGAAACCGTTCATGTGTCAGCACTGCGAAAGGGCTTTTTCACAAAAG GTTAATCTCGAGGTACATCTGTTCAAACGGCATAACGTTCGTGTGGGGAATATTTCACGAAAGACTAGCAGTTGCGAGTTCTGTAACAAGGTTTTCGATCGTCCCTCTTCGCTGCAGGTTCACATACGAACGCACACCAAGGAACGTCCATTCTACTGTCGGGACTGTCCGAAAACGTTTGTTTCGAACAGCGCTCTGGCATCGCACATCAAACACAACCACCGAGGAGAATCAT TGCTTCTTCAGCCATCGCAGCGAAATTTGATGGCCAAATCGGAAAGCTACGTACTACAGGTGTGTAATGAGTCCACAGACTTGGTTGAAGGTGTGTCCGGGGATGGTGACCAAATGATTCAATATTCGATAGAAATTATCAATCCAATCGAACCCGAGGGTTCACTGTCAAACATTGACCCTATTTAA